From a single Pseudomonas serboccidentalis genomic region:
- a CDS encoding FKBP-type peptidyl-prolyl cis-trans isomerase, with the protein MSRYLFLSLCMIFSAAHADEKTTANDAHDLAYSLGASLGERLRQEVPQLQIQALVEGLQQAYQGKPLALSEARIEQILADHESQNAEHSTLPSSDAAMENEQRFLTTEKARPGVKELADGILLTELTPGNGAKAGPDGKVQVLYVGRLPDGTVFDQNTQPQWFSLDSVIAGWRTALQNMPVGAKWRLVIPSDQAYGADGAGDLIAPFTPLVFEVELRGATS; encoded by the coding sequence ATGTCGCGCTACCTTTTTTTATCCCTCTGCATGATTTTTTCCGCCGCCCACGCCGACGAAAAAACCACCGCGAACGACGCTCATGATCTGGCCTACAGCCTGGGTGCCAGCCTCGGTGAACGGCTGCGCCAGGAGGTGCCGCAATTGCAGATCCAGGCACTGGTCGAAGGTTTGCAGCAGGCCTACCAAGGCAAGCCACTGGCACTGAGCGAAGCGCGGATCGAGCAGATCCTGGCCGATCATGAATCGCAAAACGCCGAACATTCAACCCTGCCTTCGAGCGACGCGGCGATGGAAAACGAGCAGCGTTTTCTTACCACCGAAAAAGCCAGGCCGGGCGTGAAGGAACTGGCCGACGGCATCCTGCTGACCGAGCTGACTCCGGGCAACGGTGCCAAGGCCGGCCCGGATGGAAAAGTCCAGGTGCTGTATGTCGGTCGTTTGCCGGATGGCACGGTGTTCGATCAGAACACTCAGCCGCAATGGTTCAGCCTCGACAGCGTGATTGCCGGCTGGCGTACCGCGTTGCAGAACATGCCGGTGGGGGCCAAGTGGCGACTGGTGATTCCATCGGATCAGGCCTACGGCGCCGACGGTGCGGGCGACCTGATTGCGCCGTTTACGCCGCTGGTGTTTGAAGTCGAGTTGCGCGGCGCAACGAGCTGA
- the rsd gene encoding sigma D regulator, which produces MLESCQNAQERWGGVHLLIDRWLQEREELIGAYDKLGAQPEALSESRKPLQEFCGVLVDYVSAGHFEIYEQLTGEAKAFGDTRGLELAETLYPRIDVITEKLLAFNDLCDEGKCVVEKFKELGGLLHERFELEDCLIEVLHTAHKEEDTAQA; this is translated from the coding sequence ATGCTCGAAAGTTGTCAGAATGCTCAGGAACGCTGGGGTGGAGTTCATCTGCTGATCGACCGCTGGTTGCAAGAGCGTGAAGAACTGATCGGCGCCTACGACAAGCTCGGTGCGCAACCTGAGGCGCTGTCCGAGAGCCGCAAGCCCTTGCAGGAATTCTGCGGTGTGCTGGTCGATTACGTCTCCGCCGGGCACTTCGAAATCTACGAACAGCTGACGGGCGAAGCCAAGGCGTTCGGTGACACGCGCGGTCTGGAACTGGCCGAAACGCTTTACCCGCGCATCGACGTCATCACCGAGAAACTGCTGGCGTTCAACGATCTGTGCGACGAGGGCAAATGCGTCGTCGAGAAGTTCAAGGAACTGGGCGGCCTGCTGCACGAGCGCTTCGAACTGGAAGACTGCCTGATTGAAGTGCTGCACACGGCACACAAGGAAGAAGACACCGCTCAAGCCTGA
- a CDS encoding YcfL family protein produces the protein MRFKLIAVAALAVLASGCATPPPPEPGSAASKVVAMGPQKHIAVGAMRVARENGFMTVNVQLTNTLNSNKTFYYRFAWLGPEGFPIAEEEVWKSQMMYGAQTSFIQGIAPTPKAVDFRLELKTP, from the coding sequence ATGCGCTTCAAACTCATCGCCGTTGCCGCCCTCGCCGTCCTGGCCAGCGGCTGCGCCACCCCGCCACCGCCGGAGCCGGGCAGCGCCGCGAGCAAGGTCGTGGCCATGGGCCCGCAGAAACACATCGCGGTCGGCGCCATGCGCGTGGCCCGCGAGAACGGCTTCATGACCGTCAATGTGCAGTTGACCAACACCCTCAACAGCAACAAGACGTTCTACTACCGCTTCGCCTGGCTCGGTCCGGAAGGTTTCCCGATCGCCGAGGAGGAAGTCTGGAAAAGCCAGATGATGTACGGCGCCCAGACCAGCTTCATCCAGGGCATCGCCCCGACCCCGAAAGCCGTGGACTTCCGCCTGGAACTCAAGACGCCTTAA
- the rhtB gene encoding homoserine/homoserine lactone efflux protein — protein MELQTWLAFFAACWVISLSPGAGAIASMSSGLQYGFWRGYWNALGLQVGLAVQIAIVGAGVGAILTASATAFYAIKWFGVAYLVYLAVKQWRALPMDMSDDAAVRPIGRPLALVFRGFLVNISNPKALVFMLAVLPQFINPHAPLLMQYLVIGVTMICVDLIVMAGYTGLASKVLRLLRTPKQQKRMNRTFAGLFIGAAAFMATLRKAVV, from the coding sequence ATGGAGCTACAAACATGGCTGGCGTTTTTCGCCGCCTGCTGGGTGATCAGTCTGTCCCCGGGCGCCGGCGCCATTGCGTCGATGTCCAGCGGTTTGCAATACGGTTTCTGGCGCGGCTACTGGAACGCGCTGGGCCTGCAAGTCGGCCTGGCGGTACAGATTGCGATTGTCGGCGCCGGTGTTGGCGCGATTCTCACGGCGTCGGCCACCGCGTTCTATGCGATCAAGTGGTTTGGTGTGGCCTACCTAGTCTATCTGGCGGTCAAGCAATGGCGTGCGCTGCCCATGGACATGAGCGATGACGCCGCGGTACGGCCGATCGGCAGGCCGCTGGCACTGGTGTTCCGTGGCTTTCTGGTGAACATCAGCAACCCCAAGGCCCTGGTGTTCATGCTGGCGGTGCTGCCGCAGTTCATCAATCCGCATGCACCGCTGCTGATGCAGTACCTGGTGATCGGCGTGACCATGATCTGCGTTGATCTGATCGTCATGGCTGGCTACACCGGCCTGGCATCGAAGGTGCTGCGCCTGTTGCGCACGCCGAAGCAGCAGAAGCGCATGAACCGTACGTTTGCCGGGCTGTTCATCGGTGCGGCGGCGTTCATGGCGACGTTGCGTAAAGCGGTGGTGTAA
- a CDS encoding ATP-binding cassette domain-containing protein, which yields MIRLQNLTLQRGPQRLLEDAELTLHAGHKAGLIGANGAGKSSLFALLRGELHPDSGDCLLPADWRIAHMRQEVDTLERLAVDYVLDGDLRLREVQRDLAAAEAAHDGTALARLHAELDSADGYTADARARKLLAGLGFTNEQMDRQVGDFSGGWRMRLNLAQALMCPSDLLLLDEPTNHLDLDAIIWLEEWLKSYPGTLLLISHDRDFLDEVVDHVAHVDQRKLTLYRGGYTAFERARAERLAQQQQAYEKQQAQRAHMESYIARFKAQATKARQAQSRIKALERMEELSAAHVDSPFDFVFRESTKISSPLIDLSDARLGYGDKTILEKVKLQLTPGARIGLLGPNGAGKSTLIKNLAGELEPLAGRLTRGENTVVGYFAQHQLDSLDAKASPLLHLQRLAPTEREQTLRDFLGGFDFRGARIDEPVLNFSGGEKARLALALIAWERPNLLLLDEPTNHLDLEMRLALTMALQEFSGAVLVVSHDRHLLKSTTDNFYLVADGKVEEFDGDLEDYARWLVEYRQRNAPVSNTPVNPDKTDKKAQRQAAAALRQQLAPHKREADKLEAELGKLHEKLAKVDASLGDSDIYEPARKNELRDLLAEQAKLKVREAELEEAWMEALETLESMQAELEALS from the coding sequence ATGATCCGACTTCAGAACCTGACTTTACAGCGTGGCCCGCAACGTCTGCTAGAAGACGCCGAGCTGACCCTGCACGCCGGCCACAAAGCCGGCCTCATCGGTGCCAACGGCGCCGGCAAATCCAGCCTGTTCGCCTTGTTGCGCGGCGAGTTGCACCCGGACTCGGGCGATTGCCTGCTGCCGGCCGACTGGCGGATCGCGCACATGCGCCAGGAGGTCGACACGCTCGAACGCCTGGCGGTCGACTATGTGCTCGATGGCGACCTGCGTCTACGCGAAGTGCAACGTGACCTCGCCGCCGCCGAAGCGGCCCACGATGGCACGGCTCTGGCGCGTCTGCACGCCGAACTCGACAGCGCCGACGGCTATACCGCCGATGCACGTGCGCGCAAGTTGCTGGCCGGTCTCGGTTTCACTAATGAGCAGATGGATCGTCAGGTAGGAGATTTCTCCGGTGGCTGGCGGATGCGTCTGAACCTGGCGCAGGCCTTGATGTGTCCGTCGGACCTGTTGTTGCTCGACGAACCGACCAACCACCTGGACCTCGACGCGATCATCTGGCTCGAAGAGTGGCTGAAAAGCTACCCGGGCACCTTGCTGCTGATTTCCCACGACCGCGACTTCCTCGATGAAGTGGTCGATCACGTGGCCCACGTCGATCAGCGCAAACTGACCCTGTACCGGGGCGGCTACACCGCGTTCGAACGCGCGCGTGCCGAACGTCTGGCCCAGCAGCAACAGGCTTACGAGAAGCAGCAGGCGCAACGGGCGCACATGGAAAGCTACATCGCTCGCTTCAAGGCTCAGGCCACCAAGGCCCGTCAGGCGCAGAGCCGGATCAAGGCGCTGGAGCGTATGGAAGAGCTGTCGGCGGCCCACGTCGATTCGCCGTTCGATTTCGTGTTCCGCGAATCGACCAAGATCTCCAGCCCGCTGATCGATCTGTCCGATGCGCGTCTGGGTTATGGCGATAAAACCATCCTGGAGAAGGTCAAGCTGCAGCTGACCCCGGGTGCGCGGATCGGCCTGCTCGGGCCGAACGGCGCCGGTAAGTCGACCCTGATCAAGAACCTCGCCGGTGAGCTTGAGCCGCTGGCCGGGCGCCTGACCCGTGGCGAAAACACCGTAGTCGGCTACTTCGCCCAGCATCAGCTCGATTCGCTCGACGCCAAGGCCAGCCCGCTGCTGCACCTGCAGCGTCTGGCGCCGACCGAGCGCGAGCAGACACTGCGCGACTTCCTCGGCGGTTTCGACTTCCGTGGTGCACGTATCGATGAACCGGTGCTGAATTTCTCCGGTGGCGAGAAGGCACGTCTGGCCCTGGCGTTGATCGCCTGGGAGCGGCCGAACCTGTTGCTGCTCGACGAACCGACCAACCACCTCGACCTGGAAATGCGCCTGGCGTTGACCATGGCTCTGCAGGAATTCAGCGGCGCGGTCCTGGTGGTGTCTCACGATCGGCATTTGCTCAAGAGCACCACCGACAACTTCTATCTGGTCGCTGACGGCAAGGTCGAAGAGTTCGATGGCGACCTCGAAGACTACGCCCGCTGGCTGGTGGAATACCGTCAGCGCAACGCCCCGGTCAGCAACACCCCGGTCAACCCGGACAAGACCGACAAGAAGGCCCAGCGTCAGGCCGCCGCTGCGTTGCGTCAGCAACTGGCACCGCACAAGCGTGAAGCCGACAAGCTCGAAGCCGAGCTGGGCAAGCTCCACGAGAAACTGGCCAAGGTTGATGCCAGCCTCGGTGACAGCGACATCTACGAGCCGGCGCGCAAGAATGAGCTGCGTGATCTGCTGGCCGAACAGGCCAAACTGAAGGTGCGCGAAGCCGAGCTGGAAGAGGCCTGGATGGAAGCGCTGGAAACCCTGGAAAGCATGCAGGCGGAGCTGGAGGCACTGTCCTGA
- a CDS encoding penicillin-binding protein activator LpoB, translating to MRAWIGMMALACVFSVQAAPKVAVTDLAYQERVEQYIHIVSAQNNYREGYYSSSGSSSYNELEATTSYIEQGELRKFTGDIKGEILRTGMFQLVQGTPYTASSKGDVYDVIKRIKAGNFKGADYVLFGTVSDIDFTQDMNELAHTDSYSAVLGLTLVADFSLINTKTYEITSAFTAMGEAQDTKLVNGRDIKISLNRPRVVREVSKALGEDVAGQLSQQLGGGGYEQPREPQQRNNLPRDTAPVILH from the coding sequence ATGCGCGCATGGATTGGCATGATGGCCCTGGCTTGCGTGTTCAGCGTGCAAGCGGCCCCGAAAGTCGCGGTGACGGATCTGGCGTATCAGGAACGTGTGGAGCAATACATCCACATCGTTTCGGCGCAGAACAATTACCGCGAGGGTTACTACAGCTCCAGCGGCTCTTCGAGCTATAACGAGCTGGAAGCGACCACCAGCTACATCGAACAGGGTGAGCTGCGTAAATTCACTGGCGACATCAAGGGTGAAATCCTGCGTACCGGCATGTTCCAGCTGGTGCAGGGCACGCCGTACACCGCGTCGTCCAAAGGTGACGTCTATGACGTGATCAAACGCATCAAGGCCGGCAACTTCAAGGGCGCCGACTATGTGCTGTTCGGCACCGTGTCGGACATCGACTTCACCCAGGACATGAACGAGCTGGCGCACACCGACAGCTATTCGGCAGTGCTGGGCCTGACGCTGGTGGCGGATTTCAGCCTGATCAACACCAAGACCTACGAGATCACCTCGGCCTTCACGGCGATGGGTGAGGCGCAGGACACCAAACTGGTGAACGGCCGCGACATCAAGATCTCGCTGAACCGCCCTCGGGTGGTGCGTGAGGTGTCCAAGGCTCTGGGCGAGGACGTCGCCGGGCAACTGAGCCAACAGCTCGGTGGTGGCGGTTACGAGCAGCCGCGTGAGCCGCAGCAGCGCAACAACCTGCCGCGTGATACTGCGCCGGTGATTTTGCACTGA
- a CDS encoding TIGR02444 family protein gives MSSDLWSFSLATYARPGVEHACLQLQTAGANVCLLLCGLWLEQREVACDEQRVEQLKTLVGPWDSEVVQPLRALRTQWKTLAEEDPVLKGLREQMKALELEAERHLLWQLEQVAQDWPLQDASASKEWLECLAGTAASPNRDALQVLRVAATGT, from the coding sequence ATGTCCTCTGACCTGTGGAGCTTTTCCCTTGCCACCTACGCCCGACCGGGTGTGGAACATGCCTGCCTGCAACTGCAAACGGCAGGGGCCAATGTGTGCCTGTTGCTCTGCGGTCTATGGCTGGAACAACGCGAGGTGGCCTGCGACGAACAGCGCGTAGAGCAGCTGAAAACGCTGGTGGGGCCTTGGGACAGTGAGGTGGTGCAGCCACTGCGTGCGTTGCGCACTCAATGGAAAACCCTGGCCGAGGAAGATCCGGTGCTCAAGGGCCTGCGTGAACAGATGAAAGCACTGGAGCTGGAAGCCGAACGGCATCTGCTGTGGCAACTGGAACAAGTCGCTCAGGACTGGCCGTTGCAGGATGCATCAGCCTCGAAAGAATGGCTTGAGTGTCTGGCGGGAACGGCCGCCAGCCCGAACCGCGACGCGCTGCAAGTGCTGCGCGTCGCGGCAACCGGCACTTAG
- a CDS encoding COG3014 family protein, whose product MRHCLPFCLLLSVIVQLSGCAAYRNYDQEMQQTIDQMAQGNLNEALYLMELHNPWEDKDLLYYLERGAILSAGTNLPKSQEAWRSADRMIFQREEAVPSAGMKLLTRFGNEMGTMLVNDKLQRYEGYDHEKVMLTTEMALNQLAESDFDGARADIKKTHERETLIARQRERQYEEAEEQAKSQGITLHYKDLQGYPVTILDAPQVIALKNGYQSAFSHYLAGFTYEALGERTLAAPGYRQAIELRPGLRFLENALRNLDKPGPAGDESEILIVVQVGFAPARSSVQVPIPVRLNENLTIIAPISFPVMVPDTLTPPVPSVLVDGKQYPLTMINSVTDMAMRTLRDDMPAIISRAMFRANMAAISQAQKNERDPSKVSLVVTDHDPFEEADTRTWRTLPDKTLVARLRLKKGLHRVRFPYFRAEDGFTVRVDQNHQVFNLRVFMGKNYFVGSALVLPETP is encoded by the coding sequence ATGCGCCATTGTCTGCCGTTCTGCCTGCTGCTCAGCGTCATCGTGCAACTGAGCGGGTGCGCCGCCTACCGCAATTACGATCAGGAAATGCAGCAGACCATCGATCAGATGGCGCAGGGCAATCTCAACGAAGCGCTCTATCTGATGGAGCTGCACAATCCCTGGGAAGACAAGGATCTGCTGTATTACCTGGAGCGCGGCGCGATTCTCAGCGCCGGCACCAACCTGCCAAAAAGCCAGGAAGCCTGGCGCAGTGCTGACCGGATGATTTTTCAGCGCGAAGAAGCCGTGCCCTCCGCAGGCATGAAGTTGCTGACCCGTTTCGGCAATGAAATGGGCACCATGCTGGTCAACGACAAGCTGCAGCGTTACGAAGGCTACGACCACGAAAAAGTCATGCTGACCACCGAGATGGCCCTCAACCAACTGGCAGAAAGCGATTTCGACGGGGCCCGCGCCGACATCAAGAAAACCCACGAGCGCGAAACCCTGATCGCCCGCCAGCGCGAAAGGCAATACGAAGAAGCTGAAGAGCAAGCCAAAAGCCAAGGGATCACGCTGCATTACAAAGATTTGCAGGGCTATCCGGTGACCATCCTCGACGCTCCGCAAGTCATCGCACTGAAGAATGGCTACCAGAGTGCGTTCAGTCATTATCTGGCTGGCTTCACCTACGAAGCCTTGGGCGAGCGTACGCTCGCGGCACCCGGCTATCGACAGGCGATCGAGTTGCGCCCGGGCCTGCGGTTTCTCGAAAACGCTCTTCGCAATCTGGACAAACCCGGGCCGGCAGGCGATGAAAGCGAGATTCTGATCGTGGTCCAGGTCGGCTTCGCACCGGCACGCAGTTCGGTGCAAGTGCCGATCCCGGTGCGGCTGAACGAAAACCTGACGATTATCGCCCCGATTTCGTTCCCGGTGATGGTGCCCGACACTCTCACACCTCCGGTTCCGAGTGTGCTCGTCGATGGTAAACAATACCCGCTGACGATGATCAACAGCGTCACGGACATGGCCATGCGCACCCTGCGCGATGACATGCCGGCGATCATCTCCCGTGCCATGTTCCGCGCCAACATGGCCGCCATCAGCCAGGCGCAAAAGAACGAACGCGATCCGTCCAAGGTGTCGCTGGTGGTGACCGATCACGATCCTTTCGAAGAGGCTGACACACGAACCTGGCGCACACTGCCGGATAAAACCCTGGTCGCCCGTCTGCGCCTGAAAAAAGGCCTGCACCGCGTGCGCTTTCCGTATTTTCGTGCAGAAGACGGGTTCACGGTACGCGTCGATCAGAATCACCAAGTGTTCAACCTGCGGGTGTTCATGGGCAAAAACTATTTCGTGGGTTCCGCACTGGTCCTGCCTGAAACGCCATGA
- a CDS encoding COG3014 family protein, translating to MAFRAPTLIALSAVTLLSGCSAFRNYDSELAQTNQQLATGNVDAALTLLEKNNTGPDKDLLYYFEKGELLRAKGDLSGSQNAWTSADQVVGQWEDAVKLDSGKYLAQFGSFIVNDKVRRYEGYDYEKVMLTTQMALNLLAVNDFDGARTAIKRTHEREAVIADLRDKEYLKSEEEAEKEGIKTQYKDLQGYPVASLDAPEVVSLKNSYQSAFSHYLAGFVYEALGEKDLAAPGYRKAAELRPNTPLLEQALVNLDKPSKSDDSDILIVVQSGLAPSRDSIRVPLPLPISNNVVITPLSFPIIKPDTSTAPFAQIGVDGQQVNLTALNSTTAMSRRALRDDMPGIIVRTTVRAITKGVAQKKINETNPLAGLAVGISSAVLEGADTRTWRTLPDNTQVVRLRLKKGEYQVSLPSAVGGSVVKVTVDQRYQVISLRAVGNQVFAAGVAAHVIPSAGATNVASLKQP from the coding sequence ATGGCATTCCGCGCCCCCACCTTGATCGCGCTCAGCGCCGTCACTCTGCTGTCCGGTTGTTCAGCGTTTCGCAACTACGATTCGGAACTGGCCCAGACCAATCAGCAACTGGCTACCGGCAACGTCGACGCCGCACTGACCCTGCTGGAAAAGAACAACACCGGCCCGGACAAAGACCTGCTCTATTACTTCGAGAAAGGTGAGTTGCTGCGCGCCAAGGGCGACCTGTCCGGTAGCCAGAACGCCTGGACCAGCGCCGATCAGGTAGTCGGTCAGTGGGAAGACGCGGTCAAGCTCGACTCCGGCAAATACCTGGCCCAGTTCGGCAGCTTCATCGTCAACGACAAGGTCCGTCGCTACGAAGGCTACGACTATGAAAAAGTCATGCTGACCACGCAGATGGCCCTCAACCTGCTGGCAGTCAATGACTTCGACGGCGCCCGCACCGCGATCAAGAGGACGCATGAACGTGAAGCGGTGATCGCCGACCTGCGCGACAAGGAATACCTCAAGAGCGAGGAAGAGGCCGAGAAAGAAGGGATCAAGACCCAGTACAAGGATCTGCAGGGTTATCCGGTCGCCAGCCTTGATGCGCCGGAAGTGGTCAGCCTGAAAAACAGCTACCAGAGTGCGTTCAGCCACTACCTGGCCGGCTTCGTCTACGAAGCCCTGGGGGAGAAGGATCTGGCTGCACCAGGTTACCGCAAGGCCGCCGAACTGCGGCCGAACACCCCGCTGCTGGAACAGGCGCTGGTCAATCTCGACAAGCCGAGCAAGTCCGACGACAGCGATATCCTGATCGTGGTGCAAAGCGGTCTGGCGCCATCGCGTGACTCGATCCGCGTACCGCTGCCCTTGCCGATTTCCAACAACGTGGTGATCACCCCGCTGTCGTTCCCGATCATCAAGCCTGACACCTCCACCGCGCCGTTCGCGCAGATTGGTGTCGATGGCCAGCAAGTCAACCTGACTGCTCTCAACAGCACCACCGCCATGTCGCGCCGCGCCCTGCGCGATGACATGCCGGGGATCATCGTGCGCACCACCGTGCGCGCAATCACCAAAGGCGTGGCGCAGAAAAAGATCAACGAAACCAATCCGCTGGCCGGTCTGGCCGTGGGTATCTCTTCAGCTGTGCTGGAAGGTGCCGATACCCGTACGTGGCGTACCCTGCCGGACAACACCCAAGTGGTGCGTCTGCGCTTGAAGAAAGGCGAGTACCAAGTCAGTCTGCCGAGCGCCGTCGGCGGTTCGGTGGTCAAGGTCACCGTCGATCAGCGTTACCAGGTGATCAGCCTGCGCGCCGTGGGCAACCAGGTGTTCGCTGCGGGCGTCGCCGCCCACGTCATCCCGAGCGCCGGCGCGACTAACGTCGCCAGCCTCAAACAACCTTAA
- the lpoB gene encoding penicillin-binding protein activator LpoB, translating to MFARFSLIAVLALLAAGCANTSPTLGSKNISYGDTKAVETVTNEFGSTDLQMIAESMTRSLAQSGILQGRPVVQVYDVKNKTSEYIDTREITTSIKTQLMKSGTARFASDNTAMQSQVDQLKLQNQSGLYKKSTVAKTGNMIAAKYRLEGSISSIVKRSSDYKDVFYKFSLQLIDVESGLAEWMDEKEIRKTTER from the coding sequence ATGTTTGCACGCTTTTCCTTGATCGCTGTCCTCGCCCTGCTGGCTGCCGGTTGCGCCAACACTTCACCGACTCTGGGCAGCAAGAACATCAGCTACGGCGACACCAAAGCGGTTGAAACCGTGACCAACGAATTCGGTTCGACCGACCTGCAAATGATCGCCGAGTCGATGACCCGCTCCCTGGCCCAGTCCGGCATCCTGCAGGGCCGCCCGGTGGTGCAGGTCTACGACGTGAAGAACAAGACCAGCGAGTACATCGACACTCGTGAGATCACCACCAGCATCAAGACCCAGCTGATGAAGTCTGGCACCGCCCGCTTCGCCAGCGACAACACCGCGATGCAGAGCCAGGTTGATCAGCTCAAGCTGCAAAACCAGAGTGGCCTGTACAAGAAGAGCACCGTGGCCAAGACCGGAAACATGATCGCCGCCAAATACCGTCTGGAAGGTTCGATCAGCTCGATCGTCAAGCGCAGCAGCGACTACAAGGACGTCTTCTACAAATTCAGCCTGCAACTGATCGACGTCGAAAGCGGTCTGGCCGAGTGGATGGACGAAAAAGAGATCCGCAAAACCACGGAGCGTTAA
- a CDS encoding mechanosensitive ion channel family protein, with product MDAFKLPLPAVWVEPIWLGVQILLILLAGYLTQRFVAKGLTRLGDRYPFPPQLLMPLRGGLRWLIMGSALIFVLERLGVSATVLWTALSGFVAVAAVAFFAMWSVLSNLLCAILIFTVGPFRLGDVVELVDTTDKPGVKGRVVAINLLYTTLIEAEELGTGSAMVQVPNSLFFQRSVRRWRGNDVFPSSGFEK from the coding sequence ATGGACGCGTTCAAGCTGCCATTGCCGGCGGTGTGGGTCGAGCCGATCTGGCTCGGCGTACAGATTCTGCTGATCCTGCTGGCCGGTTATCTCACCCAGCGTTTTGTCGCCAAAGGCCTGACCCGTCTGGGTGATCGCTACCCGTTCCCGCCGCAGTTGCTGATGCCGCTGCGTGGCGGTCTGCGCTGGCTGATCATGGGCAGTGCACTGATCTTTGTGCTGGAGCGCCTCGGGGTCTCGGCCACGGTGTTGTGGACCGCGCTGTCGGGTTTCGTCGCGGTGGCGGCGGTGGCGTTCTTCGCGATGTGGAGTGTGCTGTCGAACCTGCTCTGCGCGATTCTGATCTTCACCGTCGGCCCGTTCCGTCTGGGGGATGTGGTCGAGCTGGTGGACACCACCGACAAACCTGGCGTCAAAGGCCGGGTGGTGGCGATCAATCTGCTCTACACCACGTTGATCGAGGCTGAGGAACTGGGTACCGGCAGCGCCATGGTGCAAGTGCCGAACAGCCTGTTCTTCCAGCGCTCGGTGCGGCGCTGGCGCGGCAACGATGTGTTTCCTTCCAGCGGTTTCGAAAAGTAG
- a CDS encoding AlgP family protein — MSATKKPVNTPLHLLQQLSGSLLEHLENACSQALADAEKLLAKLEKQRGKAQEKLHKSRTKLQDAATAGKAKAQNKAKAAVKELEDLLDALKDRQSDTRSYILQLKRDAQESLKLAQGVGRVQEAAGKALTSRAAKPAAAPAKKAAAKPAATKAPAKTAAAKPAARPAAKAPAKAAAKPAAKTAVKKPAAASTAKPAARTAAAKPAAAKPAAKPAAKPAARKAAPAKTAAAKPAAKVAVKPAAKPAAKTAAAKPAKPAAKPVAAKPAAKPVAKPAAKVAAKPAAAKPTTAAAKPVAAKPAAKPAVKPAAKPAAKKPVAAKPAAAKPATAPVAKPAAPAPAAAPASTSTTTTAPTPAAASSVTSNPTSAS, encoded by the coding sequence ATGTCGGCCACCAAGAAGCCTGTAAACACTCCGTTGCACTTACTCCAACAACTCTCGGGCAGCTTGCTCGAGCATTTGGAAAACGCTTGCTCCCAAGCCTTGGCTGATGCTGAAAAACTGCTCGCCAAACTGGAAAAGCAACGCGGCAAGGCACAAGAAAAACTGCACAAGTCCCGCACCAAATTGCAGGACGCAGCCACTGCCGGTAAAGCCAAGGCACAGAACAAGGCCAAGGCTGCCGTCAAAGAACTTGAAGACCTGCTCGATGCGCTGAAGGACCGTCAGTCCGACACCCGCAGCTACATTCTGCAACTCAAGCGCGATGCTCAGGAAAGCCTGAAACTGGCCCAGGGTGTCGGTCGCGTGCAAGAGGCCGCCGGCAAGGCGCTGACCTCCCGCGCAGCCAAACCTGCAGCAGCGCCTGCGAAGAAAGCGGCAGCCAAACCGGCTGCGACGAAAGCCCCGGCGAAAACCGCCGCTGCCAAACCAGCGGCCAGGCCAGCAGCCAAGGCTCCGGCTAAAGCCGCGGCCAAACCTGCTGCAAAAACCGCGGTGAAAAAACCTGCTGCGGCGAGCACTGCAAAACCTGCCGCGCGTACTGCCGCCGCCAAACCGGCTGCTGCAAAACCGGCCGCCAAGCCCGCCGCAAAACCTGCTGCGCGCAAGGCTGCTCCGGCAAAAACCGCCGCGGCTAAACCTGCTGCGAAAGTGGCGGTAAAACCGGCTGCCAAACCTGCGGCCAAGACTGCTGCGGCAAAACCAGCCAAGCCTGCGGCCAAACCGGTTGCGGCCAAACCGGCTGCCAAACCAGTGGCGAAGCCTGCTGCTAAAGTCGCTGCCAAACCTGCTGCGGCCAAACCGACAACCGCTGCTGCCAAACCAGTAGCCGCCAAGCCAGCCGCCAAGCCTGCCGTGAAACCGGCTGCCAAACCTGCCGCGAAAAAACCGGTCGCTGCCAAACCAGCTGCCGCCAAACCGGCGACCGCGCCTGTCGCCAAGCCAGCCGCTCCAGCGCCGGCCGCTGCACCGGCATCTACCTCGACCACCACGACTGCGCCAACGCCAGCCGCTGCGTCGAGCGTCACCAGCAACCCGACCAGCGCTTCCTAA